A portion of the Paenibacillus marchantiae genome contains these proteins:
- a CDS encoding HAD family hydrolase, with product MALKAILFDLDDTLLWDERSVREAFHETCLIAAQETGVKPEDLEEAVRNEARNLYESYETFSFTKMIGINPFEGLWANFTGGDQPEFRQLEQLAPAYRKESWRRGLLKLGVDREDLAEQLALQFGAERRSRPHVYEETMETLSHLQGKFKLLLLTNGCPALQQEKLDGVPELAPFFDEIIISGSFGKGKPDPSIFEHALSKLGVQPEESMMVGDKLTTDIRGALSAGIQSVWINRENKENTESYVPDHQIKHLSELERIIAEFSMSAS from the coding sequence ATGGCGTTAAAAGCGATTTTGTTCGACCTAGATGATACTTTACTGTGGGATGAGCGCAGTGTTCGAGAGGCCTTTCATGAGACTTGCTTGATCGCAGCTCAAGAGACGGGCGTTAAACCCGAAGACCTTGAAGAAGCTGTTCGTAATGAGGCACGTAATCTGTATGAGTCTTATGAAACTTTTTCGTTTACCAAAATGATTGGGATTAACCCGTTTGAAGGTCTTTGGGCTAACTTCACGGGTGGGGATCAGCCGGAGTTTCGCCAGTTGGAGCAGCTTGCACCCGCATATCGTAAAGAGTCATGGCGTCGTGGCTTGTTAAAGTTGGGTGTTGATCGTGAAGATCTGGCGGAACAACTCGCCTTACAATTTGGGGCGGAGCGGAGATCAAGACCCCATGTCTATGAAGAAACGATGGAAACGTTGAGTCATCTACAAGGGAAGTTCAAGCTTTTGCTTTTAACCAACGGCTGTCCTGCTTTACAACAAGAGAAGCTTGACGGCGTTCCTGAATTGGCTCCTTTTTTTGACGAAATTATTATCTCGGGTTCGTTCGGTAAAGGCAAACCTGATCCTTCGATCTTCGAGCACGCATTGAGTAAGCTGGGAGTGCAACCTGAGGAGAGTATGATGGTTGGAGATAAGCTTACGACTGATATTCGTGGAGCATTGTCTGCAGGTATTCAGTCTGTTTGGATTAACCGTGAGAATAAAGAGAATACCGAATCGTATGTGCCTGACCATCAAATCAAGCATTTATCCGAATTGGAACGAATCATTGCTGAATTCTCAATGAGTGCATCATAA
- a CDS encoding ABC transporter substrate-binding protein, with product MKHRPRKLVGKMVLATMMSVVLAACSNGAGGEKVEPESKGAMESYGVGETFKAAEPFNLSILYSDQPAYPYKKDWLLFQKITERTGVTLEPTIVPMSDYPQKRSLLISSGDAPLVIPKTYPGEESAFVSSGAILPVSDYVDLMPNFKDKVEKWGLQDELEGLRQEDGKYYVLPGLHEEVWPDYTLIVRTDIFEKNNIAIPKTWDELYDAAKKLKEIYPDSVPFSDRFQFNSTLNIAATSFGTKAGWGFGNGLTYKEDKDEFVYTSTTPEYKEMLTYFNKLVSEGLLDKESFTQDDDQAIQKFVSGKSFIINGNSQTVVLHRNDMNKTLGEGNFSIAKITVPGGPKGQLMSGSRLENGVMISGKIKDNENFKATMQFIDWLYYSDEGQEFAKWGVEGETFTKQDGVRKLAEDVNYNGLNPKGTKDLRIDYGFSGGVFAYGGTTDLLHSMFSEEELKFQQDMKDIKEVVPAEPPIPYSDIDREQVTLLSTPLKDFSDQNTLKFILGERKLSEFDAFVKELESQGLPQYMQLSNDTYKKYKENKQQ from the coding sequence ATGAAACATAGACCACGTAAGCTTGTAGGCAAGATGGTATTGGCAACAATGATGAGTGTCGTTCTGGCAGCATGTAGCAACGGTGCTGGTGGAGAGAAAGTTGAACCAGAATCCAAGGGGGCCATGGAATCCTATGGTGTAGGAGAGACCTTCAAAGCGGCTGAACCATTTAATCTATCTATTCTGTACAGCGACCAGCCAGCATACCCGTACAAAAAGGATTGGCTCCTGTTCCAAAAAATCACGGAAAGAACAGGAGTCACGCTGGAGCCTACCATCGTTCCGATGAGTGACTATCCCCAGAAAAGATCCCTTCTGATCAGCTCTGGAGATGCCCCTCTGGTTATTCCGAAAACTTATCCGGGTGAAGAATCTGCTTTTGTATCCTCTGGTGCGATTTTGCCAGTGAGTGACTATGTTGATTTGATGCCCAATTTCAAAGATAAGGTTGAGAAATGGGGACTTCAGGATGAACTTGAGGGTCTTCGACAAGAAGATGGGAAATATTATGTACTCCCAGGTTTACATGAAGAGGTTTGGCCGGACTATACCCTTATTGTGAGAACTGATATTTTTGAGAAAAATAACATTGCCATTCCAAAAACATGGGACGAATTGTATGATGCCGCCAAAAAGCTGAAAGAAATCTATCCAGATTCCGTTCCGTTCTCAGATCGTTTCCAATTTAACAGTACCTTGAATATTGCTGCTACCAGTTTTGGAACGAAAGCTGGGTGGGGATTTGGTAATGGTTTAACGTATAAAGAAGATAAGGATGAATTTGTATACACTTCGACTACGCCAGAATACAAGGAAATGTTAACTTACTTTAACAAGCTAGTATCGGAGGGACTCTTAGATAAGGAAAGCTTCACCCAGGACGATGACCAGGCTATTCAAAAATTTGTTTCTGGAAAATCCTTCATTATTAATGGTAACTCGCAAACGGTAGTGCTTCATCGAAATGACATGAACAAAACGTTGGGAGAAGGAAATTTCTCCATCGCTAAAATTACAGTTCCTGGTGGTCCAAAAGGTCAATTGATGTCCGGCTCCAGACTTGAAAACGGTGTCATGATATCCGGCAAAATTAAAGACAATGAGAATTTCAAAGCAACCATGCAATTTATTGACTGGTTATACTATAGTGATGAAGGTCAAGAATTTGCCAAATGGGGTGTAGAAGGTGAAACCTTCACCAAACAGGATGGCGTTCGTAAGTTGGCCGAAGATGTGAACTATAACGGATTGAATCCAAAAGGCACGAAGGACTTGCGCATCGATTATGGATTCTCCGGTGGTGTGTTTGCCTATGGAGGAACGACAGATTTGTTGCACTCCATGTTTAGTGAGGAAGAACTGAAATTCCAGCAAGACATGAAAGATATCAAAGAAGTGGTTCCTGCGGAGCCTCCAATTCCTTACTCGGATATCGATCGTGAACAGGTGACACTGCTTAGCACACCGCTTAAGGATTTCTCGGATCAAAATACGCTTAAATTCATTTTGGGAGAACGCAAACTTTCTGAGTTTGATGCATTTGTAAAAGAGCTGGAGAGCCAAGGCTTGCCTCAGTATATGCAGCTTTCCAATGACACATATAAGAAGTACAAAGAAAACAAGCAACAATAG
- a CDS encoding GntR family transcriptional regulator, protein MSLNQKIRGSTRAYSYNLIKERILHLELEPGTKISEKEIADELQVSRTPVREAFMKLAEEELLDIIPQSGTIVSHINLEHVEEGRFMREKMEKEIVTLACASFPEEFRFRLETNIAMQEVCIGKNNFYRLFELDEEFHQILFQGTGKMRSWKMLQQLNIPFNRLRLLRLSEDSDAEVIISQHKEIYRLITERETERAVEVMEAHLRLVVVEQEKMKAKYPHYFI, encoded by the coding sequence ATGTCACTTAATCAAAAGATTAGAGGTTCGACCCGGGCTTATTCATACAATCTGATAAAGGAACGAATTCTGCACCTTGAACTTGAGCCTGGTACCAAGATTTCCGAGAAGGAAATTGCGGATGAGTTGCAAGTAAGCAGAACGCCAGTACGTGAAGCTTTCATGAAGCTTGCCGAGGAAGAATTACTGGATATCATTCCACAGAGTGGAACTATTGTCTCCCATATTAATCTGGAGCATGTTGAAGAAGGCCGGTTTATGAGAGAGAAGATGGAGAAGGAAATTGTCACTCTGGCTTGTGCTTCTTTTCCGGAAGAATTCAGATTCAGACTTGAAACCAATATTGCAATGCAGGAAGTATGTATAGGGAAAAATAATTTCTATCGGCTTTTTGAACTGGATGAAGAGTTTCATCAGATATTGTTTCAAGGCACAGGAAAAATGAGAAGTTGGAAAATGCTACAGCAGCTCAATATTCCCTTTAATCGCCTTCGTTTATTACGCTTGTCTGAAGATTCCGATGCAGAGGTTATTATTTCACAACATAAAGAAATATACCGACTTATCACGGAACGTGAAACCGAGCGAGCTGTTGAGGTTATGGAAGCTCATCTCAGACTAGTTGTTGTTGAACAAGAGAAGATGAAGGCAAAATATCCACATTATTTTATATAG
- a CDS encoding carbohydrate ABC transporter permease, with translation MLESKSYKVFKVFNAIFLLLVVFITLYPFLNVVAQSFSSEAYINSGKVSIIPRGFNVETYKTISRDSMFWTNYKNTIIYTVVGTLISMFMTTIFAYALSKKRLMGRKFLTMFAVFTMFFSGGLIPNYVLINSLGFNNTMWALVVPGAISIYNMLIMKSFFENMPEELEEAAAIDGLNTYGILLRIILPLSKAVMATMVLFYAVGHWNSWFPAFLYLDKKELFPVTIYLRNMIAGATGGASAGASADNLTQISANIKSVTMVLTILPILTIYPFVQRYFVTGIMLGSVKQ, from the coding sequence ATGCTGGAATCAAAATCATACAAAGTATTTAAAGTTTTCAATGCTATCTTTTTGCTGCTTGTGGTATTCATCACGCTCTATCCGTTTCTGAATGTCGTGGCCCAATCTTTCAGTAGCGAGGCTTATATCAATTCAGGCAAGGTAAGCATTATCCCAAGAGGATTTAATGTAGAAACCTACAAGACCATCTCTCGCGACAGCATGTTCTGGACCAACTATAAAAACACAATTATATATACCGTTGTAGGTACTTTGATTTCCATGTTCATGACGACCATCTTCGCTTATGCCCTATCCAAGAAAAGATTGATGGGACGAAAATTTTTGACGATGTTCGCCGTGTTCACGATGTTTTTCAGTGGCGGCTTGATTCCTAACTATGTCCTGATTAACTCTCTGGGCTTCAATAACACGATGTGGGCACTGGTTGTGCCTGGGGCAATCAGCATTTATAACATGTTAATTATGAAATCATTTTTCGAAAACATGCCTGAGGAGCTTGAGGAAGCGGCAGCTATTGACGGTTTGAATACGTATGGCATTTTGTTACGGATCATTCTACCGCTGAGTAAAGCTGTCATGGCAACGATGGTTCTGTTTTACGCTGTGGGACACTGGAACTCCTGGTTTCCTGCCTTCCTGTATCTCGACAAAAAGGAACTGTTTCCCGTTACGATCTACTTGCGCAACATGATTGCAGGTGCAACGGGAGGTGCTTCGGCTGGTGCTTCAGCGGATAATTTGACTCAAATTTCTGCAAATATCAAATCGGTCACGATGGTACTCACCATTTTGCCTATTTTAACGATTTATCCATTTGTTCAAAGATACTTTGTAACCGGTATCATGTTGGGATCTGTTAAACAGTAA
- a CDS encoding cupin domain-containing protein, whose amino-acid sequence MAEIVIRNTNERITGDENVRNFLNKYEVLFEKWDASKLKTDLQNNFGLTDEQKEEVLNTFDYEIRDLAARRGYQIWDVITLSEQTPDIEEKLAKFEEIHTHAEDEIRAIVAGKGIFVIKATDDVGYFNVELSPGDVISVPENTPHFFTLMENKQIIAVRLFIEKDGWIADPYPDPTFIKQA is encoded by the coding sequence ATGGCTGAAATTGTAATCCGAAATACGAACGAACGTATCACTGGAGACGAAAATGTTCGAAATTTCTTAAACAAATATGAAGTACTATTTGAAAAATGGGACGCGTCCAAATTAAAAACTGATCTGCAAAACAACTTTGGACTCACCGATGAACAAAAAGAAGAAGTACTAAACACATTTGACTATGAAATCAGAGACTTGGCTGCACGTCGCGGGTACCAAATCTGGGATGTAATCACGCTGTCTGAACAAACACCAGATATTGAAGAGAAGCTTGCTAAATTTGAAGAGATTCATACTCATGCTGAAGATGAAATCCGCGCAATTGTAGCCGGCAAAGGAATCTTTGTCATCAAAGCTACAGATGATGTAGGTTACTTTAATGTAGAATTGTCTCCTGGAGACGTTATCTCGGTACCTGAGAACACCCCACACTTCTTCACTTTGATGGAGAACAAACAAATCATTGCCGTGCGTCTATTTATTGAAAAAGATGGCTGGATCGCAGATCCTTACCCAGATCCAACGTTTATCAAACAAGCCTAA
- the metH gene encoding methionine synthase: MDKLSLHDALKQRILILDGAMGTMIQQVDLTGADFGGEDLDGCNEMLVLTRPELIQRIHEEYLEAGADLIETNTFGATSVVLAEYDIQDRAREINLEAARIAKAAVDRFSTPESPRYVVGAMGPTTKTLSVTGGVTFQELIDSYFEQALALIEGGVDALLLETSQDTLNVKAGSIGIQQAFEQSGIKLPLMISGTIEPMGTTLAGQNIESFYISLEHLNPISVGLNCATGPEFMRDHIRSLSGMASVAVSCYPNAGLPDENGNYHESPESLAQKIGAFAEQGWLNIAGGCCGTTPAHIRAMRDTLAKYPPREMNGTHPPALSGIDPVYVEQDNRPYMVGERTNVLGSRKFKRLIVEGKYEEASEIARAQVKNGAHVVDVCVQDPDREEAEDMEKFLELVVKKVKVPLMIDTTDAAVIDLALQYSQGKAIINSINLEDGEEKFELVTPLLHKYGGAVVVGTIDERGQAISREDKLEVAKRSYDLLVNKYGLKAEDLIFDTLVFPVGTGDEQYIGSAKETIEGIRVIKEAMPECHTILGISNISFGLPEAGREVLNSVFLYECTKAGLDYAIVNTEKLERYASIPAEERRLSEELLYNTNDETLAAFVAAFRNKKVEKKEKISNLSLEERLASYVVEGSKEGLLPDLEQALAKYKALEVINGPLMRGMEEVGRLFNNNELIVAEVLQSAEVMKASVAYLEQFMEKNETSVKGKIILATVKGDVHDIGKNLVEIILSNNGYRIINLGIKVPPERIIEAYREEKVDAIGLSGLLVKSAQQMILTAQDLRTAGIDVPIMVGGAALTRKFTKNRIRPEYNGMVVYAKDAMDGLDLANKLMNPSTREVMQLEMDAEKEADAAGAETVKSLPELTRVERSDIAIDNPVLVPPDLERHVMRNYPLSHILPYVNMQMLLGHHLGLRGSVEQLLASGDRKATDLKAVVDDIMQEAVRDGIIQAHAMYRFFPAQSSGNSVIIYDPENTSNILHTFTFPRQKVEPYLCLSDFLKPVESGQMDYVGFMVVTAGHGVRELSTAWKEQGDYLRSHALQSVALEVAEGLAERVHHMMRDIWGFPDSAQMTMKQRHGARYQGIRVSFGYPACPDLEDQGPLFKLLQPEDIGVELTEGFMMEPEASVSAMVFSHPQAKYFNVEKA, encoded by the coding sequence TTGGATAAGCTTAGCCTACATGATGCATTAAAACAACGAATATTGATCCTCGACGGTGCAATGGGGACCATGATTCAACAAGTAGATCTCACAGGCGCAGATTTTGGCGGAGAAGACCTGGATGGTTGTAATGAAATGCTTGTACTTACACGTCCAGAGCTAATCCAGCGTATTCATGAGGAATATCTGGAAGCCGGTGCTGACTTAATTGAAACAAATACGTTTGGTGCAACTTCTGTTGTACTTGCTGAATATGACATTCAGGACCGTGCACGTGAAATTAATCTCGAAGCAGCCAGAATTGCAAAAGCAGCCGTGGATCGATTTTCGACACCGGAGTCTCCACGTTATGTGGTAGGTGCCATGGGACCTACAACCAAAACGCTGTCAGTAACAGGCGGAGTAACTTTTCAAGAGCTCATCGACAGTTATTTTGAGCAAGCGCTTGCTTTAATTGAGGGAGGCGTTGATGCGCTGCTGCTCGAAACCTCACAAGATACGCTTAATGTAAAAGCAGGTAGCATTGGAATTCAACAGGCATTCGAACAAAGTGGTATCAAGCTTCCTTTGATGATCTCAGGAACGATCGAACCGATGGGTACAACCCTCGCTGGTCAGAACATTGAGTCTTTTTATATATCCTTAGAACACCTTAACCCAATTTCAGTTGGACTAAACTGTGCTACAGGTCCGGAATTCATGCGTGACCATATTCGCTCGCTTTCCGGAATGGCTTCAGTTGCAGTAAGTTGTTATCCAAATGCAGGGCTTCCGGATGAAAATGGTAATTACCATGAATCGCCTGAATCGCTTGCTCAGAAGATCGGTGCTTTTGCCGAACAGGGCTGGTTGAACATCGCGGGTGGCTGTTGTGGAACAACACCTGCACATATTCGGGCAATGCGGGATACACTTGCCAAGTACCCTCCAAGAGAAATGAACGGAACACATCCACCAGCATTGTCGGGAATTGATCCAGTCTACGTTGAACAGGACAATCGCCCTTACATGGTTGGGGAACGTACAAACGTACTTGGATCACGGAAGTTCAAGCGTCTTATTGTTGAAGGGAAATATGAAGAAGCTTCGGAAATTGCTCGGGCTCAGGTGAAAAATGGGGCACATGTTGTCGACGTTTGTGTTCAAGACCCGGACCGTGAAGAAGCCGAAGACATGGAGAAGTTCCTTGAACTTGTTGTCAAAAAAGTAAAGGTGCCACTGATGATTGATACGACAGATGCAGCCGTCATCGACCTTGCACTGCAATACTCTCAAGGTAAAGCGATAATTAACTCCATTAACCTTGAGGACGGCGAGGAAAAGTTCGAGCTGGTCACTCCGTTGTTGCATAAATACGGCGGTGCTGTCGTTGTCGGAACGATTGATGAACGCGGTCAAGCCATTAGTCGTGAGGACAAGCTGGAGGTAGCCAAGCGGTCTTACGATTTGCTGGTGAACAAATATGGATTAAAAGCCGAAGACCTGATTTTTGATACCCTGGTGTTTCCAGTAGGGACGGGCGATGAACAGTATATCGGTTCGGCCAAAGAAACAATCGAAGGTATTCGTGTCATTAAAGAAGCGATGCCTGAATGTCATACGATACTGGGAATCAGTAACATTTCATTTGGATTGCCTGAAGCAGGGCGTGAAGTGCTAAACTCTGTATTTTTATATGAGTGTACCAAAGCAGGTCTCGATTATGCCATCGTTAACACAGAGAAGCTAGAGCGTTATGCATCCATTCCGGCAGAAGAGCGCAGACTCTCGGAAGAGCTGTTATATAATACGAATGACGAAACACTAGCTGCCTTCGTAGCGGCGTTCCGTAACAAAAAGGTTGAGAAAAAAGAAAAGATTTCGAACCTGTCGTTGGAAGAACGTCTCGCATCGTATGTTGTTGAAGGAAGCAAAGAAGGTTTGCTGCCCGATCTGGAGCAGGCACTCGCCAAATATAAAGCCCTTGAAGTAATCAATGGCCCGTTGATGCGGGGCATGGAAGAAGTAGGGCGACTGTTTAACAATAATGAGCTGATCGTAGCAGAAGTGCTTCAGAGCGCGGAAGTTATGAAGGCTTCGGTAGCTTATTTGGAACAATTCATGGAGAAGAATGAGACGTCAGTTAAAGGAAAGATTATTCTAGCGACGGTAAAGGGCGACGTACACGACATCGGCAAAAACCTGGTGGAGATCATCCTTTCCAATAACGGTTACCGGATCATTAATTTGGGTATAAAAGTACCACCAGAGCGAATTATTGAGGCATACAGAGAAGAGAAAGTCGATGCGATCGGTCTATCCGGTCTGTTGGTAAAATCGGCGCAACAGATGATTCTTACAGCTCAGGACTTACGCACAGCAGGAATTGATGTACCTATTATGGTTGGTGGAGCGGCATTGACACGCAAATTCACCAAGAATCGTATACGCCCGGAATATAACGGCATGGTTGTATATGCAAAAGATGCGATGGACGGACTGGATTTGGCCAACAAGCTGATGAACCCAAGCACTCGAGAAGTGATGCAGTTGGAGATGGACGCTGAAAAAGAGGCTGACGCAGCTGGCGCAGAAACTGTTAAATCCCTTCCCGAGCTAACTCGGGTAGAGCGTTCGGATATCGCAATAGACAACCCGGTTCTCGTTCCACCGGATCTGGAGCGACATGTTATGCGGAACTATCCGCTATCACACATATTACCGTATGTGAACATGCAGATGTTGCTAGGTCACCATCTTGGTTTGCGTGGCTCAGTAGAGCAGCTACTTGCTTCGGGTGATCGGAAAGCCACTGACCTGAAAGCGGTAGTGGATGATATTATGCAGGAAGCTGTTCGTGACGGGATTATTCAGGCGCATGCGATGTATCGTTTCTTCCCGGCTCAGTCCAGCGGTAACAGCGTCATCATCTATGACCCGGAGAATACAAGTAATATCTTGCATACATTTACGTTCCCTCGTCAAAAAGTTGAACCATACCTGTGTCTGTCCGATTTCTTGAAGCCAGTGGAATCTGGACAAATGGATTACGTTGGTTTCATGGTCGTAACGGCTGGGCACGGTGTACGGGAGTTATCGACAGCTTGGAAGGAGCAAGGTGATTATCTTCGCTCACATGCTCTGCAATCCGTAGCGCTTGAAGTAGCAGAGGGATTAGCTGAGCGGGTTCATCATATGATGAGAGATATCTGGGGATTCCCGGATTCAGCACAGATGACCATGAAGCAACGTCATGGAGCACGCTATCAGGGAATCAGGGTATCGTTTGGATATCCGGCCTGTCCCGATTTGGAAGACCAAGGGCCACTGTTTAAGTTGTTACAGCCTGAGGATATTGGTGTGGAACTGACTGAAGGTTTCATGATGGAACCTGAAGCATCCGTATCGGCGATGGTATTCAGCCATCCGCAAGCGAAGTATTTTAACGTGGAGAAGGCTTAA
- the lexA gene encoding transcriptional repressor LexA translates to MSKISSRQQAILEFIRNEVRLKGYPPSVREIGEAVGLASSSTVHGHLDRLEKKGLIRRDPTKPRAIELLSQEESEHSHQFAHSVARIPVVGKVTAGVPITATENIEDYFPLPTHYVGEQKVFMLSVVGDSMVEAGIVNGDYVIVRQQQTADNGDIVVAMTEDDEATVKTFYKEKDHIRLQPENSTFEPLRLKHVSILGKVIGLFRDIH, encoded by the coding sequence ATGTCGAAGATATCCAGCAGGCAACAGGCTATTCTGGAGTTTATACGCAATGAAGTCCGGTTGAAGGGGTATCCTCCTTCCGTACGTGAAATTGGTGAAGCCGTTGGGTTGGCTTCCAGCTCTACAGTACATGGACATCTGGATCGTTTGGAGAAGAAAGGTCTGATTAGACGTGACCCAACCAAACCAAGAGCCATTGAACTTCTCAGCCAGGAAGAGTCAGAGCATTCACATCAGTTTGCTCACAGCGTTGCTCGCATTCCTGTCGTGGGTAAAGTTACTGCAGGGGTTCCAATCACAGCAACAGAAAATATCGAAGATTACTTCCCTCTTCCTACGCATTATGTAGGCGAACAGAAAGTATTTATGCTTTCGGTCGTGGGAGACAGTATGGTTGAAGCAGGCATTGTTAACGGAGACTATGTTATCGTACGTCAGCAGCAAACTGCAGATAACGGCGATATCGTAGTAGCCATGACTGAAGACGATGAAGCAACGGTTAAAACGTTCTACAAAGAGAAAGATCATATTCGTCTTCAACCGGAAAACTCGACTTTTGAACCGTTGCGTTTGAAACACGTTAGCATCCTGGGCAAAGTCATTGGCCTTTTCCGTGATATTCATTAA
- a CDS encoding DUF896 domain-containing protein, with the protein MDIDSLVARINELARKQKSTGLTEEELAERAKLREIYLNNIRSNFRQQLDTIEIVDDENDQGHQGKLKH; encoded by the coding sequence TTGGATATAGATAGTCTGGTAGCACGTATTAATGAATTGGCCCGTAAGCAAAAATCCACTGGATTGACAGAGGAAGAGCTCGCTGAACGTGCCAAACTTAGAGAAATCTATTTGAATAACATTCGAAGCAATTTCAGACAACAACTGGATACGATTGAAATTGTAGATGATGAGAACGATCAAGGCCACCAAGGCAAACTCAAACATTAA
- a CDS encoding LysM peptidoglycan-binding domain-containing protein, translating into MRYSTYQSIYEPVHSEVVETNIRNFKKVFAKGNVPTWVLKLIIVSLIILVGCSTVLTVFAGNENDLLPGGKMAVSQGDTLWSISLDHKPETMDTRVYIEAIKKVNQLHSTSIQVGQVLILPQFTD; encoded by the coding sequence ATGAGATATTCTACTTATCAAAGTATTTACGAACCGGTGCATTCAGAAGTGGTTGAAACTAACATAAGGAATTTTAAAAAGGTTTTTGCAAAAGGTAATGTCCCAACTTGGGTCTTGAAATTAATAATCGTAAGCTTAATTATACTGGTTGGATGCAGTACAGTATTGACTGTGTTCGCTGGCAATGAGAACGATCTGTTGCCTGGGGGGAAGATGGCAGTTTCACAAGGAGATACGCTATGGAGTATATCATTGGATCACAAACCTGAAACAATGGATACACGTGTATATATAGAAGCAATCAAGAAAGTGAATCAACTTCATTCAACTTCAATACAGGTGGGGCAAGTCTTAATACTGCCTCAATTCACAGATTAA
- a CDS encoding ABC transporter permease, protein MTSLRKESRLRTVTALLRKDWQLYSLLILPIIYLIIFKYGPMLGNVIAFRRFVPGGSIFGETWVGFRYFQMFIQDPTFWKVFGNTLMLGGLALLFTFPVPIIFALLLNEVKSKRFKKFVQTASYLPHFLSIVIVAGMILQLTAVNGSINGMVSFFTGDSIPFMQRAEWFRTIYITSEVWQGMGWGAILYLAALTTIDDSLYEAARIDGANRWKQTLHITIPGILPTIVTLLILNMGNFLAVGFEKILLLYNPLIYETSDVISTYLYRVGLQSSNFSYATAIGLFESIIGLILVFSVNAISRRLTQRSLW, encoded by the coding sequence ATGACATCTTTACGTAAAGAAAGCAGGTTAAGAACTGTTACAGCTCTGCTTCGCAAAGATTGGCAGCTGTACTCACTGTTAATTCTTCCAATTATCTATCTTATTATTTTCAAATATGGGCCCATGCTCGGTAATGTAATCGCATTTAGACGATTTGTACCGGGAGGCAGTATTTTTGGAGAGACATGGGTTGGATTCAGGTATTTTCAGATGTTCATTCAAGACCCAACCTTTTGGAAAGTATTTGGGAACACACTTATGCTTGGTGGACTTGCGTTACTTTTCACCTTCCCAGTTCCGATTATTTTTGCATTGCTGCTGAATGAGGTGAAAAGCAAACGTTTCAAAAAGTTTGTGCAGACCGCATCTTATCTTCCGCACTTCTTGTCCATCGTCATCGTTGCCGGAATGATTCTGCAATTAACGGCAGTTAATGGCTCCATTAATGGAATGGTTTCATTCTTTACTGGTGACAGCATTCCTTTCATGCAGCGTGCGGAATGGTTCAGAACAATCTATATCACCTCTGAGGTTTGGCAAGGTATGGGGTGGGGAGCCATTCTATATTTAGCTGCATTGACAACAATTGATGATTCTTTGTATGAGGCTGCGCGGATCGATGGTGCGAACCGTTGGAAGCAAACCCTCCATATAACCATACCGGGCATTTTGCCAACGATCGTTACATTGCTGATTTTGAATATGGGTAATTTCCTCGCGGTTGGATTTGAGAAAATCTTGCTCCTTTACAATCCGCTTATCTACGAGACATCTGACGTGATTTCTACTTATCTGTACCGGGTAGGTTTGCAGTCGAGCAATTTCAGCTATGCTACCGCCATTGGTTTGTTCGAATCCATTATTGGACTGATCCTGGTATTCTCGGTTAATGCCATTTCACGCAGACTGACACAACGAAGCTTGTGGTAA